From a single Chthoniobacterales bacterium genomic region:
- a CDS encoding VOC family protein, whose protein sequence is MNPQTPKLTASAPVFLVRDVFAAAAHYRDALGFADDEFYGEPPSFVILHRDGMYLMLKQAENPAHVVPHWTVSPKLCQAYFWVSDADALHAEFVSRGATIDYGPCTQPYGCREFGIQDLDGYDVSFGQVL, encoded by the coding sequence ATGAATCCGCAAACACCGAAGCTCACCGCCAGCGCGCCGGTCTTTCTCGTGCGGGACGTCTTCGCCGCGGCGGCGCACTACCGGGATGCGCTCGGTTTTGCGGATGACGAATTTTACGGCGAACCGCCGTCCTTCGTGATCCTGCATCGCGACGGCATGTATCTCATGCTCAAGCAGGCCGAGAATCCGGCCCACGTCGTCCCGCATTGGACCGTCTCGCCCAAGCTCTGCCAGGCCTATTTCTGGGTCTCGGATGCCGACGCCCTCCACGCGGAGTTCGTCTCCCGGGGCGCCACGATCGACTACGGCCCCTGCACCCAGCCCTACGGCTGCCGGGAGTTTGGGATCCAGGATCTCGACGGCTACGACGTGAGCTTCGGTCAGGTCCTGTGA
- a CDS encoding L,D-transpeptidase, protein MKFSPSRLLSPAALAVVALALGACATVEPSGHRTSFTYDPAVTPAKNPHNIRLALSTSAQRLYVVENGTVLLATPVSVGKPSDPTPHGNFTIYSKQATKRRVSEPGSGYPMTYWMEFKSAYGIHWGFVKPVPCTHGCVRTPLKAVKKIYAMIPVGTPINISTTQPWDATIGKQLPVLDDSRLPDPPMAYLLSPKVFADAQQGKMWNF, encoded by the coding sequence ATGAAATTCTCGCCATCCCGTCTTCTTTCCCCGGCCGCCCTGGCCGTCGTCGCTCTCGCCCTCGGCGCCTGCGCCACCGTGGAGCCCTCCGGCCACCGCACGTCCTTCACTTACGATCCCGCCGTCACCCCGGCGAAGAATCCGCACAACATCAGGCTCGCGCTCAGCACAAGCGCCCAGCGTCTCTACGTCGTCGAGAACGGCACCGTCCTCCTCGCCACCCCGGTGTCCGTCGGCAAGCCTTCCGATCCGACCCCGCACGGAAACTTCACGATCTACTCGAAGCAGGCGACGAAGCGCCGCGTAAGCGAGCCCGGTTCCGGTTACCCGATGACCTACTGGATGGAATTCAAGTCCGCCTACGGCATCCACTGGGGTTTTGTGAAGCCCGTGCCCTGCACGCACGGCTGCGTGCGCACGCCGCTGAAGGCCGTGAAGAAGATCTACGCGATGATCCCGGTCGGCACGCCGATCAACATCTCCACCACGCAACCGTGGGATGCCACCATCGGCAAGCAACTGCCCGTCCTCGACGACAGCCGTCTGCCTGATCCGCCGATGGCTTACCTGCTCAGCCCAAAAGTCTTCGCCGACGCGCAGCAGGGCAAGATGTGGAACTTCTAG
- a CDS encoding N-acetylmuramoyl-L-alanine amidase has product MRSFLFAIYLLAMAASGRAAFSTVVIDAGHGGHDAGGIPSNIIPEKNVALDVALRVQACLKRAGLRTVMTRSSDVFVPLPQRVAIANAQRNAIFVSIHFNSGLRRGACGIEAFYNSSKGAVLARCIQRCAMTTTKGENRGVKPATFYVLRKNKLVSALVECGFLTNPQDTALARSKDYRQALATQIARGILQYRAL; this is encoded by the coding sequence ATGAGGTCGTTTTTGTTCGCGATTTACCTCCTTGCGATGGCCGCGAGCGGCCGCGCCGCCTTCTCGACCGTGGTGATCGATGCGGGGCATGGCGGGCACGATGCCGGCGGCATTCCCTCGAACATCATTCCCGAGAAGAACGTGGCCCTGGACGTGGCCCTGCGGGTGCAGGCGTGCCTGAAGCGGGCGGGGCTGCGCACGGTGATGACGCGTTCGTCCGACGTGTTCGTCCCGCTGCCGCAGCGGGTGGCAATCGCAAACGCCCAGCGGAATGCGATCTTCGTGAGCATTCACTTCAACTCGGGCCTGCGGCGGGGGGCGTGTGGCATCGAGGCATTCTACAACTCCTCGAAAGGGGCGGTGCTCGCGCGCTGCATCCAACGATGCGCGATGACAACGACGAAGGGCGAGAATCGCGGCGTGAAGCCCGCGACGTTCTACGTGCTGCGCAAGAACAAGCTCGTTTCCGCCCTCGTGGAGTGCGGCTTCCTCACGAATCCGCAGGATACCGCGCTGGCCCGGAGCAAGGATTACCGGCAGGCGCTGGCCACGCAGATTGCCAGGGGCATCCTGCAATATCGCGCCCTCTGA